In Henningerozyma blattae CBS 6284 chromosome 7, complete genome, a single genomic region encodes these proteins:
- the MOT3 gene encoding Mot3p (similar to Saccharomyces cerevisiae MOT3 (YMR070W); ancestral locus Anc_2.533) — protein MNNKSNNEGNANSNEFRSNRNQFPRVGETSRTSPWQYHMQNEGPLPYSSNYLIPNNKDCQGVGNGNVQRVEGNNGNREPPKNQIYNIYYNVRPTEQELQVLLYNSSMNEMAYHKCPQCEKRFKRKSWLKRHMLSHSEERQYSCPWCISRHKRKDNLLQHMKLKHTDEVLKKLKMTCYLEGDDGEEMMNRDNIRTMLYEGLLDKDEVKKVLNELLEE, from the coding sequence ATGAATAACAAGTCGAATAACGAGGGTAATGCGAATTCGAATGAGTTTCGGAGTAATAGAAATCAGTTCCCTCGAGTTGGGGAGACGTCAAGAACATCACCATGGCAATATCATATGCAGAACGAAGGTCCGTTGCCGTACTCCAGTAACTATTTaattccaaataataaGGATTGCCAAGGTGTGGGGAATGGGAATGTGCAGAGGGTGGAGGGTAACAATGGCAATAGGGAACCTCCGaagaatcaaatatataatatatattacaaCGTGCGACCTACAGAACAAGAATTACAAGTATTATTGTATAATTCTAGTATGAATGAGATGGCATATCACAAATGCCCGCAATGTGAGAAACGATTCAAGAGAAAATCGTGGTTAAAGAGACATATGTTATCACATTCGGAGGAGAGACAGTATAGTTGTCCGTGGTGTATCAGTCGACATAAGAGGAAAGACAATTTGTTGCAACatatgaaattgaaacatACGGATGAAGtgttgaagaaattgaaaatgacCTGTTATTTGGAAGGGGACGATGGGGAAGAGATGATGAATCGGGATAATATTCGGACGATGCTATATGAAGGGTTATTGGATAAAGATGAGGTGAAGAAAGTGTTGAATGAGTTGCTTGAAGAATGA
- the NAT4 gene encoding N-terminal L-serine N(alpha)-acetyltransferase NatD (similar to Saccharomyces cerevisiae NAT4 (YMR069W); ancestral locus Anc_2.532), producing the protein MDVRRLVQLVDNAFPKSISTKQGITLERKIYIIGDSENNSLLSDQNNNSNDDEIYWYFKDRKNPTVENIIKTQIFQLIDENLGKLYKKKSKKIYENDLDWSINKREEMFTSNMIYITYWDCKQNSVALFLSILSCEETYILENNDQGEVLYLYEIHITKEYQRQGIGERLIKDYLIEKLIKPLKIERQDNNFIGLELTVFSENNDAQNFYFNKIQMQYTFGSPRDEIINVMKRITRSFDEKLGEHCEDNKLPSLNDKKKQLYRKSIRKPEYYILVFPV; encoded by the coding sequence ATGGATGTTAGAAGATTGGTTCAATTAGTTGACAATGCATTCCCCAAGAGTATAAGTACAAAACAAGGTATTACACTTGAACGTAAGATATACATTATAGGTGATtcagaaaataatagtttattaTCCGAccaaaacaataatagtaatgatgatgaaatatATTGGTATTTTAAAGACCGGAAAAATCCTACagttgaaaatattattaagactcaaatatttcaattaatagaTGAGAATCTTGGTAAATtgtataagaaaaaatctaaaaaaatttatgaaaatgatCTCGATTGGAGTATTAATAAGAGAGAGGAGATGTTTACAAGTAAtatgatatatataacgTATTGGGATTGCAAACAAAATTCTGtagctttatttttatcaatcTTATCGTGTGAAGAAACGTATATACTTGAGAATAATGACCAAGGTGAggttttatatttatacgAAATTCATATTACTAAAGAATATCAAAGACAAGGGATAGGAGAaagattaattaaagattatttaattgaaaagtTGATTAAACctttgaaaattgaaagacaagataataattttattggaTTAGAATTGACTGTATTCagtgaaaataatgatgctcaaaatttctattttaacAAGATTCAAATGCAATATACTTTTGGATCACCAAGGGATGAAATTATAAATGTAATGAAACGAATTACTCGGAGTTTTGATGAGAAATTGGGAGAGCATTGTGAAGATAATAAGTTGCCAAGCTTAAATGACAAGAAAAAGCAATTGTATCGAAAATCCATTAGAAAACCAGAATATTACATTCTCGTATTTCCAgtgtga
- the ECM7 gene encoding Ecm7p (similar to Saccharomyces cerevisiae ECM7 (YLR443W); ancestral locus Anc_4.328), which produces MSNFFKKLKERVCGPFKGLSEWEIAICLFRFFSSFVILLIVAVLTLGPWINPNHLYLGKFNTVSSDISKGLYQYLKTSVESLEASQFQDHLGLTTSELFTLTNYASSNVQDLPLYITSSMYGKCETRSGNMTRKIIDGNIYITYNDIYNKCDFEGLGYVFNYRELLSDMGLELLLSYAYKSNIDKAIDQNVSYLCYIGRSSDRRATMMCLLFIAGALDIIILILTIIYYTVKDKSLNLTKENILIHTISFLSFILCIDGILCSVFLMVLEINLRSKIQKELSMFGISYRIGKPWYVLLFFMAAFVTISCILWAGLEWCMSPNISNSHVSEIEVNILNYNETEAPYEDNVINTGPTFVDKLKIHSNNCINTVKDDKIGARNALSFLRNKTFETTNISFQSDKVEPFKSENDNKVSTEAYELHDLASSFSIEREPEMIIEGDLNTTFSLRESPDDANSETRSILRIVKPVSAIPFY; this is translated from the coding sequence ATGTCTAActttttcaagaaattgAAGGAACGGGTCTGTGGGCCATTTAAAGGATTAAGTGAATGGGAAATTGCTATCTGCTTATTCAGGTTTTTTTCCTCCTTTGTCATTCTACTTATTGTAGCAGTTTTAACATTAGGTCCCTGGATTAATCCGAATCATCTATATTTAGGGAAATTCAACACAGTTTCATCCGATATTTCTAAAGGgctttatcaatatttgaaaacaaGTGTTGAATCATTAGAAGCATCTCAATTTCAAGATCATTTGGGATTAACAACTTCAGAACTATTCACTTTAACTAACTATGCATCAAGCAATGTCCAAGACTTGCCTTTGTATATTACATCATCAATGTATGGTAAATGTGAAACCAGATCTGGTAATATgacaagaaaaataattgatggaaatatctatattacctataatgatatatataataaatgtGATTTCGAAGGTCTTGGTTATGTCTTCAATTATAGAGAACTATTATCAGATATGGGCTTAgaattgttattatcatACGCAtacaaatcaaatattgaCAAGGCAATTGATCAAAATGTATCGTATTTATGTTATATTGGTCGTTCTAGTGACAGAAGAGCCACTATGATGTGTTTACTGTTCATAGCAGGTGCTctagatattattattctgaTACTGAcgattatatattatactgttaaagataaatcattaaatttaacaaaagaaaatatactAATACACACAATATCTTTtctttcatttattttatgTATTGATGGTATTTTATGTTCTGTATTTTTAATGGttttagaaattaatttgagatcgaaaattcaaaaagaattatcGATGTTTGGTATATCGTATCGTATCGGAAAACCTTGGTAtgttctattattttttatggCAGCTTTTGTTACCATCTCCTGTATATTATGGGCAGGTTTAGAATGGTGTATGTCaccaaatatttctaattcacATGTTAGTGAAATTGAagttaatatattaaattataatgaaaCGGAGGCTCCATATGAAGATAACGTAATTAATACTGGACCAACATTTGTggataaattgaaaattcatAGTAATAATTGTATAAATACTGTCAAAGATGACAAAATAGGTGCTAGAAATGCCTTAAGTTTTCTTCGTAATAAAACATTTGaaacaacaaatatttctttccAATCTGATAAGGTTGAACCATTCAAGtctgaaaatgataataaagtatCTACAGAAGCATATGAATTACATGATTTAGCATCCtctttttcaatagaaAGAGAACCTGAAATGATTATAGAAGGCGACCTGAATACAACTTTTAGTCTCCGAGAATCTCCAGATGATGCAAATAGTGAAACTAGAAGTATATTAAGAATTGTAAAACCTGTGTCAGCAATTCCATTCTATTAG
- the TVP18 gene encoding Tvp18p (similar to Saccharomyces cerevisiae TVP18 (YMR071C); ancestral locus Anc_2.534), producing MGVALQEFLNINGIVRGLKSFNFSLYGQWFGYINILLCVALGIANLFHVNPVIAFGIVSIIQSFIILFVEVPFLLKICPLSDNFIAFIKHFQTNGFRCIFYIAMATVQWCSIILKATSLIVVAIGLTISAISYAVAYFKNQEFQNVSIIKNPTDDDFPREAVVREML from the coding sequence ATGGGTGTGGCACTACAAGAATTCCTTAATATCAACGGCATTGTCCGTGGTTTGAAAAGTTTCAACTTCAGTCTCTACGGCCAATGGTTCGGCTACATCAACATCCTTCTGTGTGTGGCCCTGGGGATCGCAAACCTGTTCCATGTCAACCCGGTCATCGCATTCGGGATCGTCTCCATAATACAAAGTTTCATCATTCTCTTTGTAGAAGTCCCCTTTCTGTTGAAAATATGTCCTCTGAGTGATAATTTCATCGCCTTCATCAAACATTTCCAAACAAATGGCTTCAGATGCATCTTCTACATAGCAATGGCCACCGTCCAATGGTGTTCCATCATTTTGAAAGCCACCAGTTTGATTGTCGTCGCCATCGGCCTCACAATCTCTGCTATCAGTTACGCAGTGGCGTATTTCAAAAACCAAGAATTCCAAAACGTTTCCATCATTAAAAACCCCACAGATGACGATTTCCCCCGAGAAGCAGTGGTAAGAGAAATGTTATAG
- the SMA2 gene encoding Sma2p (similar to Saccharomyces cerevisiae SMA2 (YML066C); ancestral locus Anc_4.329) gives MFFIKRFVVWGILLIFCFAQFLLNLTDFSCIVSSNLPICVPQFKFRIIDNSQSIISFEIFRSLREFLKLLSFLRIDMEPISTVPYKDNNSQNNTSLIDMGNELINENKKEILYNEEKLVNTFNKNIEYRVNTFGYCKLREQEKNKNITVKNNKIIEKEYCQQNNKYGMEIFGILIRDIGIQLGKNSVKYKENNKIIGDSLVLMSHLGIGSLNKFFKKDQNNKKIYSKLLFSDKNNTQLLDTINNPKDTNISEPPKNDMYRKGIKLLIFLINLNKGIYWIYLIQFAISSFNLIIILLFGVELFFMGKHHKIFPIIIKLSALVLIVISCVELIEKVIYFTILELFNYKNLEKHINKRGNPMEIIEFSILDGFKIGFARVIVQIVYLIMTILSANYYGDWKTRKIVKMGSNREYNIKDYQ, from the coding sequence AtgtttttcattaaaaggTTTGTAGTGTGGGGAATTTTACTCATCTTTTGTTTTGCacaatttttattgaatcTAACTGATTTTTCTTGTATAGTTTCATCAAATTTACCAATATGTGTGCCACAATTTAAATTTCGgataattgataatagtcaatcaataatatcttttgaaatcttCAGAAGTCTTcgagaatttttaaaattacttTCATTTCTAAGAATAGATATGGAGCCAATATCAACTGTACCTTATAAGGATAATAACAgtcaaaataatactagTTTAATCGATATGGGTAATGAACTTATAAATGAGAACAAAAAGGAGATTCTttataatgaagaaaagtTGGTAAAtacatttaataaaaatatagaatataGAGTTAATACTTTTGGTTATTGTAAACTTCgagaacaagaaaaaaataaaaatattactgttaaaaataataaaattattgagaAAGAATATTGccaacaaaataataaatatggaatggaaatatttggaattttaATTAGAGACATTGGTATACAATTGGGTAAAAATTCAGTGAAATATAAGGAGAATAATAAGATAATTGGAGATTCCCTTGTATTAATGAGCCATTTAGGTATTGgatctttaaataaatttttcaaaaaagatcagaataataaaaaaatatattctaaattattattcagtgataaaaataatacacaATTACTTGATACTATCAATAATCCAAAGGATACTAACATCTCTGAACCCCCAAAAAATGATATGTATCGTAAAGGgatcaaattattaatctttttaattaacCTTAATAAGGGAATCTATtggatttatttaattcaatttgcCATAAGTTCATTCaatctaataattatacTACTATTTGGAGTGGAATTGTTTTTCATGGGTAAACATCATAAAATCTTTcctataattattaaattatcagCATTAGTGTTGATTGTAATCAGTTGTGTAGAGTTGATTGAAAAAGTCATCTATTTTACTATATTAGagttatttaattataagAATCTTGAGAAGCATATAAACAAACGAGGCAATCCAATGGAAATTATTGagttttcaatattagatggatttaaaattggatTTGCAAGAGTAATTGTTCAAATAGTTTACTTAATAATGACCATTCTGTCAGCAAATTATTATGGTGATTGGAAAACTCGaaaaattgttaaaatGGGGAGTAATAGGGAATATAATATCAAGgattatcaataa